The genomic segment TCATTTTTAGCAATTTGTATAAACTCAGGACGTACTATCGCCTTTGTTTCTTTAGGGTTTACAACTTCAAATCCTTTTAGCTTAGTATAATCATCTATTAGATTCGATTCACCAATAAATTGTGCTACGAAATGAGTCTTTGGATTCTTATATATCTCAACCGGACTACCTTTCTGCTCAATTTTCCCTCTATTTGTTATTATTATTTCATCTGCTACTTCTACCGCTTCATCTTGGTCATGGGTTACAAAGATGCTTGTTATTCCTAATTTAGATATCGTTTCTCTAAGCCATCTTCTAAGTTCTTTTCTTACCTTAGCATCAATTGCTGCAAAAGGCTCATCTAGTAGTAACAGCTGTGGGTTAGGTGCAAGTGCTCTAGCAAAAGCTACACGTTGTCTTTGTCCACCAGACAATTGACCTGGATACCTTTTTTCAAGGCCCTTAAGGCCAATAAGTTCTATAAGTTCCATAACCCTCTCATGTATATAATCTTTTTTAGCTTTTTGTACCACAAGACCAAACGCTACATTATCATAAACTGTCATATGACGAAATAGAGCATAACTTTGAAATACAAAGCCAATTCCTCTTTTTCCTGGTTCTATGTCATTGACTTTTACTCCATTAATAATGATATCTCCTTCATCTGGAGTTTCAAGACCTGCTATCATTCTAAGTATAGTAGTCTTGCCACTTCCACTTGGACCTAAGAGACCAATTAATTTTCCCTGCTCTATCCTAAAACTAACATTGTCAGATGCCTTATAATCTCCGAATCTTTTATTAATATTCTTTAGTTCCACATACATACATACTAGACCCCCTTCTTAGTTTTCCATTCCACAATATTACGTAATATTAAGACCATAATCGCAATAATTACCAATATAGAAGCGACTGCAAAAGCTGCTGAAAATTGATATTCGTTATATAAGATTTCAATGTGTAATGGTAAAGTATTGGTCTTTCCTCTAATATGACCAGATACTACTGATACTGCCCCAAATTCTCCCATTGCTCTTGCTGCACAAAGTATTACTCCATATATAAGACCCCATTTAATATTTGGAAGAGTTATTTTTCTAAATATATTAAATCCGTTAGCTCCCATCATTGCTGCTGCTTCTTCTTCATCAGTTCCCTGAGCATTCATTAAAGGTATTATTTCTCTTGCTACAAACGGAAACGTTACAAATATTGTTGCTAATATTATTCCTGGCACAGCAAAGACTATTTTTATATTATTTTGAATTAAAATATTCTCTAGAAAGCTCCCTTTTCCAAAAGATAATACAAATATTAGTCCTGCAATAACAGGCGAAATTGCAAATGGCAGATCAATTAAAGTTCCTAGCAAGTTCTTCCCTCTAAATTTAAATTTTGTTATAGCCCAAGCAACACATATACCAAAGATGGTATTCATGATTGTTGCTATTAACGTAGCAATTAATGTAAGATTCATAGCTTTAAGAGTATATCCATCTGAAATTGCTTTAATATATGCACCAAATCCTTTAGCCAATGCTTCGGAAATTATAGATATCAATGGAATAATAAGCATTAGTATAAGAAAAAATATACTTATACCTATCAAACCGTATTTCAAGAATTTATTTTCGCTTCTATTCATAGATGTTTTTTTCACTCACTACTCACCTCATATCTGCTTTAATTTACTATTGTATAGTTGAATACCGTTTATAACGAATAGTATTAAGAATGAAGCGCCTAACATAACCAAAGCTATAGCAGTAGCGCCACTATAATCGTATTGTTCCAATCTTGACATAATCAAAAGAGGTGCAATTTCTGTTTTCATTGGAAGATTTCCTGCAATAAAAACTACGCTTCCATACTCACCAACCCCTCTTGCAAAGGCCAAACCAAATCCAGTTAATAGTGGCGCTGATATTTCTGGAAATATTACTTTGCAAAAAGTTCTTATTCTACTAGCTCCAAGCATTGCAGCAGCTTCTTCATATTGACCATCTAAATCTTCAAGAACCGGCTGAATTGTTCTTACAACAAATGGAATTCCTATAAATGTTAAGGCTATAACAATTCCTAAAATAGAAAATGATGATTTTATTCCAAATGAATAAAGTATTTTTCCTATCCAACCATTCTCAGAATATAAAGTAGTAAGTGAGATACCTGCAACAGCTGTTGGCAGTGCAAATGGTAAATCAATTATTCCGTCTATAAATCTTTTAAATGGAAAATCGTATCTAACTAAAACCCACGCTAAGATAACTCCAAATATGCTATTTATTATCGCTGCTACGAATGCAGCACCAAAACTTACCAAATATCCGTGCAATGTTCTAGCATTTAATACTGTACTAAGAAATTTATCTAATCCCATTCCCCCTGACTTTATGACTAAAGCTGATAAAGGAATTAAAACTATAAGGCTTAGGTAAACAAGAGAAAAACCCATTGTCAATCTAAATCCAGGAATAACTCTTTTTGTCTTGCTCATATTCATCCCCCACTCTAACAAAATAATTACATATTTAAAAACTTCTCTGATACCTAGCCACTTTTATCTCCTCTTATTTAAGTTTGATATAAAACTGGCAATCTCCCAGATTTGATTCTCCTTGATTGTATAAGTCCAACTAAAATTTCTTTTGATATCCCCACTTGAATTAATTTTCATTTTATAATCTAATATTCTTAGTTTTTAGGAATATAGATTTGGTCAAATGTTCCCCCATCTGAGAAATGAGTCTCTTGAGCTTTTTTCCATCCTCCAAATAAGGAATCATCTATTGTTACAAGATCCAATTTAGGAAATGTATCTTTATATTCCTCAGCAACGTCTTTATCCCTCGGTCTGTAATAGTTTTGAGCTACTAGTTCTTGTCCTTCTTTAGTATATAAGTAGTTCAAGTATCCTTCAGCGACCTCTTTAGTACCTCTTTTATCAGCAACTTCATCTACTACTGCAACTGATGGCTCTGTTAAAATACTTAAAGATGGAGTAACTATTTCATAATTATCCTTTCCAAGCTGTTGTAGTGATAACATAGCTTCATTTTCCCAAGCTATAAGAACATCACCTAATCCTCTTCTAACAAAACTAGTAGTTGCTCCTCTTGATCCTGAATCTAATACAACTACATTCGAATATAACTTGGACATAAACTCTTTTATAGAATTTTCGTCACCATTATATTTTTTTGATGCATACGCCCAGGCCGCTAAGTAATTCCATCTAGCTCCACCTGAAGTTTTTGGGTTTGGTGTCACAATCGAAACACCGTCTTTTGTTAAGTCATCCCAATCTTTTATATTCTTTGGATTTCCTTTTCTAACAAGAAAAACAATAGTTGACGTATATGGTGCACTATTTTCTTTAAATCTGCTTTGCCAATCACTATCCAAAAGGCCAGTTTTGCTTATAGCATCAATATCATATCCCAATGCTAAAGTCACAATATCAGCATCTAATCCTCCCATAACTGCCTGTGCTTGTGAACCAGATCCTCCATGAGATTGATCTATTGTTACATCTTGTCCAGTTTTTTCTTTCCAGTACTTTGTGAAACTTTCATTAAACTTAGTGTATAATTCTCTTGTAGGATCATATGATACATTCAAGAGCTCCACTGGTTTCTTGCTATTATCGCCACTAGTTCCTTGCTTTCCACATCCAACAAAAGCCCCAGTAATTAACGTAATAGAAAGCATCAAACATAAAATCCCAGTTTTTTTCACAATATTCTCCCCAATCTTTTTTCATAAATATTTATTGCTCATATGTAAAAAAATCAATATTCATATATGTTTAGTAGGGTTTTGATTAAATAACACCCTAGCAAATACCAAGTTTTAGCATACGTTGCAAACCACAATGCACATTTCACAATTCACAATTACGGCTAAAATTCTTGCAGTATTTTTAGAATTATGATGAATAATTATTTTTGCAAACTATGTCATAAAAACTTTATATCAATTACTATATAAAATAATGTTTTATGTGATAATTGACTACTTAACTAATTATGCATAATATCTTTTTATTTCCTACTAATTTTATAAACTTTATATGAAATATACTATAAGGGAATTTTATGCTTTTGTCAATAAAATCAGCTCAAAAATATTAATTTTTAACAAAAACCAAACTTACTAAATAAATATGTTAATTTTTATTTAGTAAGTTTTTGAAATTATTATTTTATTAAATCTTGCTTATATTCGAAAATCATTATAATCAATACTTATGATTTGGAAATAGTATTGGATTGACCTACTAATGGAATCCTATTTTTTAGGAATATAAATTTGATCAAATGTTCCTCCATCTGCGAAATGAGTTTCCTGAGCTTTTGCCCATCCTCCAAACTCGCTATCTATTGTAACTAAATTAACTTCTGGAAATGTGCTTTTATACTTTTCAGCAACTTCTTTATCTCTAGGTCTATAATAATTTTCTGCTGCTATTTCTTGTCCTTCTTTAGTATATAAATAATCCAAATACCCCTCCGCAACTTCTCTCGTTCCTTTTTTATCAACAACTTTATCAACTACAGCAACAGGAGGTTCTGCCAGGATACTTAATGATGGCACCACTATTTCATACTGATCTTTTCCAAGTTGATTAAGTGATAAAAGTGCTTCATTTTCCCATGCTATAAGTACATCACCTAATCCTCTCTCAACAAAACTTGTTGTTGCTCCCCTAGCTCCTGAATCCAATACTTCTACATTTGAATATAACTTTGACATAAAATCTTTTATAGCCTTTTCATCACCATTATACTTTTTCGATGCATAGGCCCAAGCTGCCAAGTAATTCCATCTAGCTCCCCCTGATGTTTTTGGATTTGGTGTTACTATCGAAACTCCATCCCTCGTTAAATCATCCCAGTCTTTTATATTCTTAGGATTTCCTTTCCTAACAAGAAAAACTATAGTCGATGTATATGGCGAACTATTTTCTTTAAATTTACTTTGCCAATCACTATTTACAAGCCCAGCTTGGCTTATAGCATCTATATCATAACCCAATGCTAAGGTTACAATATCAGCTTCCAATCCACCAATTACTGATTGTGCCTGTGCACCAGAGCCTCCATGAGATTGATTTATTGTTACATCTTGTCCAGTTTTATCCTTCCAATATTTTATAAAACTATCATTAAATTTTGTATATAATTCTCTTGTTGGATCATATGATACATTCAAAAGCTCTACAGGTTTTTTACTGTCCGAATTTTCACTATTATTAGTTTCTTGCTTTCCACAACCTATAAAAGCCCCCATTATTAAAGCTATAGAAAGCGTAACACTTAATATTCTCCTCTTTTTCATAATATTTGCCCCTTTCAATTTTATTATTTGTCATATATGTTTAGTAGGTTTTTAATTGTAATCACCTATCTAAATCTCAATTAAAGAATTTATAACAACATCAATAATTCGTATTATTTTATTGGTTATACTGATATTTGTTTTTAATCCCTATTATTTCAATAGGATTTATATGATTTATACTATAGTTTATATTATCCACTTTGTCAATACATTTATTCAAGAAAATTCCATTACCAAAATACACAGTCACTCCAGTTTCCCCTCCACAAATATAAACTTCAAGAAAAGAACAAAATCATAGGCGACTTTGGAATCTGGAAAATAAAAAAAAGTAGTTGCCTTAAACAACTACTTGATATATATGTTATGACATTAAAATCCAGTATGCTAGTAATATATTTGCTTATTTAATATTAAAATATAAGATTCTAAGCACAACATATTTAATTATTAACATTTTATTTTTGCTTTACCTTTATTCCGTGGCATGCATTAGCTGATGAACAACCGGAGCATCCACATCCGCAACCACTTTCTCCATTTTTAGCCTTTTTTATTTGCTTTCCTATCACAAATGCCATAAATCCAAATATTATACCAGCTAATATAATTGTTGCCACCATAATTATCACTCCTCAAATCTTAATCTAAGTAAACTATTATGCTCAAATCTAATTTCATAAACATTATTTTGTATAACTTAAATTAGCATTAATTACTTTTTCTTTTGATTCTTTTCTTCCTGTTGCTATAACTATAAATACTACAGCTACTGCAATTATAATTGAAACCACAGCTCCCAATAAACTTCCGACTCCTAATATATAATTACCAACTTGGTTAATAACAAGTGCAACGATATATGCAGTTGCTGTCTGGAATCCTATAGTAATGAATGTCCACTTCCAATTTCCCATTTCACGTCTTATTGTACCAATTGCCGCGAAACAAGGAGCACAAAGTAAATTGAATGCCATAAATGCAAATCCGCTTGCTGCTGTAAACATTGCACCAACGTTGCTGATTAATGTTGGATCAGTTTCAGATGCATCTGTTATTCCATATAAAACTCCAAATGTTCCAACAAGATTTTCCTTTGCAACAAGTCCTGTAACTGTTGAAACTGCTGATTGCCAATTTCCAAAGCCAAGTGGTGCAAATATAGGTGCAATAATATTTCCTAGACTTGCTAATATACTATTATCTGCGTCTACCATCTCGAATGACCAATTAAATGATTGTAAGAACCATACTGCTGCACAAGAAACTAAAATTATTGTTCCAGCTTTTGCTATAAATGCTTTTACCCTGTCCCACATATGAATAACTACACTTTTTGCGCTTGGTATATGATATTGTGGTAATTCCATAACGAATGGTGAAGGATCCCCAGAAAATAATTTTGTTTTCTTTAATATAATTCCACAAACAACAATCATTATTATTCCCAAGAAATATGCTGATGGAGCTACCCAAGCTGAATCATTAAAGAATGCTGATGCAATTAAAGCTATAATTGGTAACTTTGCACTACAAGGAATAAATGTAGTTAACATAATTGTCATTTTTCTATCTCTCTCATTTTCCATTGTACGTGTTGCCATAATACCAGGCACACCACAACCAGAGCTAATAAGCATTGGTATAAATGACTTACCTGAAAGACCAAACTTACGGAAAATTCTATCCATAATAAATGCTACACGAGCCATATATCCACAGTCTTCAAGTACAGATAAGAATAAGAATAATAGTATAATCTGTGGTACAAAACCAATTACTGAACCTACTCCACTAATTATTCCGTTAATAATTAACCCTTGTAACCAATCGGCTACATTTGCACTTGCCATCCAGTCTGAAGCACTTCCTTGAATTATCTCTCCAAATAATGTGTCATTAATCCAATCAGTTCCTATTGTTCCTATTGTTATTGCAATATAATATACTGCATACATAACAACCACAAAAATTGGCAATGCTAAGAAACGATTTGTAACAATTTTATCAATTTTGTCTGACGTTGTTTCTTTTCCATTGCTACTCTTTTTAATAGCACTTGAAACTACATCCCCTATAAATGCATATCTATCCGCAGTAACAATACTTTCACTATCATCATCAAGTTCATTTTCATATTTCTGTATTACTGCTTCTATATCACTTAATATGTTTTCTGGAAGTTTCAAATTATCTATTATGTTTTTATCACGCTCAAATAATTTTATAGAAAGCCAATTAATATTTACATCTTTACCTTGTATATTACCTTGGACAATTTTTTCTATCTCATCAAAAGCATCCCTAGCTTCTTTTGAAAATGGCACTTGAAAATTTGGCTTTTTCTTTGAATTAGCTATTTCTATAGCCTTTTCTGCTGCTGCTTTAACACCATTTCCTTTAAGTGCAGAGGTTTCAACTACTGGACACCCTAGAGTTTTTGATAATTTATTAATATCTATTTTATCTCCATTTTTCTCTACAATATCCATCATGTTAAGTGCTATAACAGTAGGAATTCCCAATTCCAAAATCTGAGTTGTTAAATATAAATTTCTTTCAATATTAGATGCATCCACAATATTAATTACCGCATCTGGTCTATCATTTATCATAAAATTACGTGTTACAACTTCTTCAAGGGTATATGGTGATAGAGAATAAACTCCTGGTAAATCGACAATTTCAACTTCCTTATGTCCTTTTAACTTACCACCTTTTTTTTCAACAGTTACCCCCGGCCAGTTACCAACGTATTGTGATGAACCTGTAAGTTCATTAAACATAGTTGTCTTTCCACAATTAGGGTTACCTGCAAGCCCTATTTTAATTGACATTTCTATTCCTCCTCATCACTATATATACCTTTCTTTATTAATTTGAACTATGGTATATATTTTTTTGTATTAAATTACTCTACAAGTATCATTTCTGCATCAGCTTTACGAAGTGATAATTCATATCCACGAACTGTTACCTCTATTGGATCTCCAAGTGGTGCCACTTTACGAACATACACTTCGCATCCTCTTGTTATTCCCATATCCATAATACGT from the Clostridium beijerinckii genome contains:
- a CDS encoding FeoB-associated Cys-rich membrane protein produces the protein MVATIILAGIIFGFMAFVIGKQIKKAKNGESGCGCGCSGCSSANACHGIKVKQK
- a CDS encoding FeoA family protein; translation: MNTLKEIKCGQTVKVKKVDGLGPVRRRIMDMGITRGCEVYVRKVAPLGDPIEVTVRGYELSLRKADAEMILVE
- a CDS encoding sulfate ABC transporter substrate-binding protein, encoding MKKTGILCLMLSITLITGAFVGCGKQGTSGDNSKKPVELLNVSYDPTRELYTKFNESFTKYWKEKTGQDVTIDQSHGGSGSQAQAVMGGLDADIVTLALGYDIDAISKTGLLDSDWQSRFKENSAPYTSTIVFLVRKGNPKNIKDWDDLTKDGVSIVTPNPKTSGGARWNYLAAWAYASKKYNGDENSIKEFMSKLYSNVVVLDSGSRGATTSFVRRGLGDVLIAWENEAMLSLQQLGKDNYEIVTPSLSILTEPSVAVVDEVADKRGTKEVAEGYLNYLYTKEGQELVAQNYYRPRDKDVAEEYKDTFPKLDLVTIDDSLFGGWKKAQETHFSDGGTFDQIYIPKN
- the cysW gene encoding sulfate ABC transporter permease subunit CysW, with product MNRSENKFLKYGLIGISIFFLILMLIIPLISIISEALAKGFGAYIKAISDGYTLKAMNLTLIATLIATIMNTIFGICVAWAITKFKFRGKNLLGTLIDLPFAISPVIAGLIFVLSFGKGSFLENILIQNNIKIVFAVPGIILATIFVTFPFVAREIIPLMNAQGTDEEEAAAMMGANGFNIFRKITLPNIKWGLIYGVILCAARAMGEFGAVSVVSGHIRGKTNTLPLHIEILYNEYQFSAAFAVASILVIIAIMVLILRNIVEWKTKKGV
- a CDS encoding sulfate/molybdate ABC transporter ATP-binding protein translates to MYVELKNINKRFGDYKASDNVSFRIEQGKLIGLLGPSGSGKTTILRMIAGLETPDEGDIIINGVKVNDIEPGKRGIGFVFQSYALFRHMTVYDNVAFGLVVQKAKKDYIHERVMELIELIGLKGLEKRYPGQLSGGQRQRVAFARALAPNPQLLLLDEPFAAIDAKVRKELRRWLRETISKLGITSIFVTHDQDEAVEVADEIIITNRGKIEQKGSPVEIYKNPKTHFVAQFIGESNLIDDYTKLKGFEVVNPKETKAIVRPEFIQIAKNDKEILTPLAAEKGIVKGIAFRGNNLEIDVQVGNQIFYGYRSLEDEELKIGEEVFVLIHRVYAFDEKSANVVENKIKTEEMSVFI
- the cysT gene encoding sulfate ABC transporter permease subunit CysT produces the protein MSKTKRVIPGFRLTMGFSLVYLSLIVLIPLSALVIKSGGMGLDKFLSTVLNARTLHGYLVSFGAAFVAAIINSIFGVILAWVLVRYDFPFKRFIDGIIDLPFALPTAVAGISLTTLYSENGWIGKILYSFGIKSSFSILGIVIALTFIGIPFVVRTIQPVLEDLDGQYEEAAAMLGASRIRTFCKVIFPEISAPLLTGFGLAFARGVGEYGSVVFIAGNLPMKTEIAPLLIMSRLEQYDYSGATAIALVMLGASFLILFVINGIQLYNSKLKQI
- a CDS encoding sulfate ABC transporter substrate-binding protein; translated protein: MKKRRILSVTLSIALIMGAFIGCGKQETNNSENSDSKKPVELLNVSYDPTRELYTKFNDSFIKYWKDKTGQDVTINQSHGGSGAQAQSVIGGLEADIVTLALGYDIDAISQAGLVNSDWQSKFKENSSPYTSTIVFLVRKGNPKNIKDWDDLTRDGVSIVTPNPKTSGGARWNYLAAWAYASKKYNGDEKAIKDFMSKLYSNVEVLDSGARGATTSFVERGLGDVLIAWENEALLSLNQLGKDQYEIVVPSLSILAEPPVAVVDKVVDKKGTREVAEGYLDYLYTKEGQEIAAENYYRPRDKEVAEKYKSTFPEVNLVTIDSEFGGWAKAQETHFADGGTFDQIYIPKK
- the feoB gene encoding ferrous iron transport protein B, encoding MSIKIGLAGNPNCGKTTMFNELTGSSQYVGNWPGVTVEKKGGKLKGHKEVEIVDLPGVYSLSPYTLEEVVTRNFMINDRPDAVINIVDASNIERNLYLTTQILELGIPTVIALNMMDIVEKNGDKIDINKLSKTLGCPVVETSALKGNGVKAAAEKAIEIANSKKKPNFQVPFSKEARDAFDEIEKIVQGNIQGKDVNINWLSIKLFERDKNIIDNLKLPENILSDIEAVIQKYENELDDDSESIVTADRYAFIGDVVSSAIKKSSNGKETTSDKIDKIVTNRFLALPIFVVVMYAVYYIAITIGTIGTDWINDTLFGEIIQGSASDWMASANVADWLQGLIINGIISGVGSVIGFVPQIILLFLFLSVLEDCGYMARVAFIMDRIFRKFGLSGKSFIPMLISSGCGVPGIMATRTMENERDRKMTIMLTTFIPCSAKLPIIALIASAFFNDSAWVAPSAYFLGIIMIVVCGIILKKTKLFSGDPSPFVMELPQYHIPSAKSVVIHMWDRVKAFIAKAGTIILVSCAAVWFLQSFNWSFEMVDADNSILASLGNIIAPIFAPLGFGNWQSAVSTVTGLVAKENLVGTFGVLYGITDASETDPTLISNVGAMFTAASGFAFMAFNLLCAPCFAAIGTIRREMGNWKWTFITIGFQTATAYIVALVINQVGNYILGVGSLLGAVVSIIIAVAVVFIVIATGRKESKEKVINANLSYTK